The Stenotrophomonas maltophilia sequence TCCATCTCTGGCTGCTGCAGCGCCACCTGCATCGCTTCGGCGGCGGCCGGCACGTTGCCCTGGCGCAGTGCCAGCTGCACCACCAGGCCGTGCAGCGAGGACAGCGACGGATTGAGTTCCAGCACGCGGCGGAACGACTGCTCTGCAAACGCCAGCATGTCCTTGCCCAGGTAGGCGAAGCCCAGCGCGTACAGCACGCGGGTATCGTCCGGCAGTGCCTTGCTGGCAGCCGACAGCAGCGCCAGTGCGCGGTCGGCATCACCGCGGCGCAGTGCAACCATGCCGTCGATGGTCAGCAGCTCCGGATGGTCCGGCTCCACGCGCGCGGCCAGGGTCGAGATGCGCTGCGCTTCGTCGAAGTCATTGCGGCCGATCGCCAGGTGCGCCTGCATCAGATAGGCGGAGAACGAGTTCGGATCGAGGCCGGTGGTGCGCACCAGTGCTTCGTCGGCACCCTCGAACTGGCGCAGTGCCAGCAGCAGGCCGGCATGCTGCAGGTGCAGCTGGGCGTCGTCCGGGGCCAGCCGCAGCGCCTGCTGCAGGGCCTCCATCGCCTCCTCGGCGTTGCCCTGCTGCTGCAGCGCAAGCGCCAGCCAGCGGTGGGCGTTGGCCTGGCCGGGTTCGTCATGGGTCCACGCCTGGGCCAGCTGCACGGCCTGGTCGGCCTGGTTCTGGCGCAACGCTTGGATGATCTGGTCTTGCATGGCAGTCCGGTTCAAGTGCAAACCCGCATTGTAGCGGGCTGCGCGCTGCCGCCGGTTCAGGCCCGCAGAACCCGCCGCAGGCGCTGCGCCACCCAGCGCTCGGAGAAACCGTCGCCACGCCAGTTCTCGATGAAACCGCAGTGGCCGCCCCAGCAGGCGGTTTCCAGGTGCGCCTGGCGCGGCAGCTGCCAGTTGTTGAAGGTGGCATATGGGATCACCGGGTCATCCTGCGCCATCAGGATGTCGGCCGGTACCTGCAGGGTCGACAGGCGATCGCCGGCAATCGAGTAGCCGTCGAAATAGGCCTGCAGCGAACCGAAGCTGGTGTGGCGCTCGACCAGCCAGGCGGTCAGCGCGCGGATGTCCAGCTTCAGCACGCGGTCGTCGCAGTCGCTCAGCTCGGGGAACAGGTCGCGCTTGCGGCGCAGCGAACCGGCCCACTTGCGGCGGAAGTACCAGTCGTACATCGCCGGTCCGTTCTCGATGCTTTCCATGGTCAGCGCCGGGTCCAGCACCGGGCACACCGAGGCCACGCGCTGCAGCGGCACGCCGGCGGCCGGTGCACGCAGGGCCAGGCGCAGCACGAAGTTGCCGCCCAGCGAGTAGCCGGCGGCCACCAGCGGCAGCTGCGGCCAGCGCTGGGCGACGTCACCCGCGGCGTGCACCACTTCGTCGATCAGGTTGGAGTGGAAGATGCCGGGGTTGAGGTGATGGGTGTTGCCGTGGTCGCGGAAGTTCAGTCGCACCACGTCGAAGCCCTGTTCCAGCATGCGCGCGGCCGCCATCCGCATGTAGCTGGATTCGGCACTGCCTTCCCAGCCATGCAGCAGCAGCGCGATGCCCTTTGGCTCCCGGCCTTCGACATGGCTGTGCCAGCCCTGCAGGCGAACGCCATCGCCGCCATCCAGGATCAGCTCCTCGCTGACCGCACCGGTGGCGGCCAGCAGCAGCAGGCCACGCTGGAGGCGCATGCGACTGGAGCTGAGCATCGACTGCAGGTGGGGATTGCGCAGCCAGCGCGGTGGCTGGTAGTCAGCCGCATGCAGCGTCGGCGTACCGGCGTCCAGGACAGGTGGCGGGATCAGGGCCACCGCAGCCTCACCCGGTGCTCATGGCCGCCACGATGCGCGCGCGCGAGGTTTCCGCGATGCGCCGACGGCCTTCCAGGTCCTGTGCACCGATCGGTGCCAGGAAGTGCACTTCCGCACGTCGCGCCGGCTCGCCGAGCAGGCGCAGGAAATTGGCGAAGAAGCTTTCGTTCGGGCCGAACGCGACGATGGTCTGCGCGCCGCCCTTCACCCCGTATACCAGTGCCACCGGCTGCACCGGCACGCCGGTCTCGACCGCAGCCTGGAAGATGCGGGCGTGGAACGGGCCCACTTCGTGACCGCCGCGGGTCCGCCCCTCCGGGAACACGCCCACGGCCTTGCCCTCGCGCAGGCGGTCGGCCATCACCTGCATCACGCCACCGAGCGATTCGGTGTTGCCTCGCTGGTGGAAGATGGTCTGGCCGCGCGCGGCAAGCCAACCCACCAGCGGCCAGCTGGCGATCTCGCGCTTGGCGACGAAGCCCATCATGCGCTGGCTGTGCAGGATGCAGATATCGACCCAGCTGACATGGTTGGCCACGAACAGCACGGCACCGGGCAGTGGCGCGCCGATCTGCGTCAGGCGGAAGCCGAAGATCCACATCAGCCCACCCTGCCACCAGTTGACCACCTTGGCGCCGAAGGTCGCCTCGCCCACGCGCAGCTCGCCCCACGGCGGAAGCATGCCGATCAGGATGAGCGGCAGGAACACGATGATGTGGACCAACAGCAGCGGTACGCGGTACAGGTAACGGCACACACGCGCCACGCCGCCACGGGGGGCCGGAGTGGGGGAAGTCATCCGCGCACGATACCGGAGGGCCGTCATCGCTGCCAGCCGATTTAGGCCATAACAGCCATCGACCGGGGCAATCGGCGGGGAACGCTGGGTTCCGCCGCCGTCAACGAGCCCCGCGGAGCTCAGCCGTGGCCGGCAGCCACCACCGCCAGGGTCAGCCGCGAGATGCATACCAGGCGGCCCTGCTCGTCCTCGATGCGGATCTCCCACAGCTGGGTGCTGCGGCCGACGTGCAGCGCGCGGGCGGTGCCGGTGACCGTGCCCGAGCGCACGGCGCGCACGTGGTTGGCGTTGATCTCCAGGCCCACGCAGATCTGCTTGCCGGTATCCACGCACAGGTTGCCGGCGCTGCTGCCCAGGGTCTCGGCCAGCACCACCGAGGCACCACCATGCAGGATGCCGTAGGGCTGGCGGGTGCGCTCATCCACCGGCATGGTGGCCTGCAGCCAGTCCTCGCCGGCGGCGCTGAAGACGATGCCCAGGGATTCAATCGCCGTGTCGCGGCTGAGCGCGTTGAGCTGCTCGATGGAAACGGCTTCGCGGAACACCTGGGTCATGCGGGTACCTTCAGAGGATGGGAACGAGACCGGCGCCGAATGCTGTCAGCATGCGCACCAGCAGCCACTTCGGGCCGACGTTGACTTCGGGGAAGTCGCCGACGGCGACGTAGCAGCGATGGAAATCAGGATCCTGCCGTGGCAGCGGCCGCGGGCACTCGGGGCCGGGCTTGAACTCGTAGTCGGTGGCGTAGCGCCACGGCCAGAAATCAAGGATGGGCAGCGCTTCGGAGGCCTTGCCGACGCTGTAGTTCAGCCCCGACAGCACCGGTGGCTTGGCCCGTGGCGCCACCGTCCAGGAGTTCTGCGGGTGGGTATCACGCAGGATGCTCTGCGCCAGTTCCTCGGCAAAAACAGGGTCATCGATGATCACCGCGCCTTCGGTGTTGTAGTTCTCGCTGCGCGGATCGAAGTTGTGGGTGCCGACCACGCCGATGCGGCGGTCGACCACCAGCGACTTGGCATGCAGGCCCATGCGCGCGCCCTTGCGGGTGACCGGCAACGGCTTGTTGACCGCCTTGCTGCCCAGGAACGACGGCCGCGTCTCGGTGCGCAACAGGCGCGTTTCCACCTCGCTGCCGGCGGCGCGACGGCGTGCGCGTGCGTTGTCGTAGGCACCATCGCTGTGGCGATGGTTCAACGGGCCCTGCTTGCTGCCAGCATCCGAACCACTGCTGCTGCCACTGCGTGCGTTGCTGCCGGCGGCACTGCCGCCGATCAGCGGATTGCGGTCGCCCTCGTCTTCCCCCCCGGGCGCGGCGATCGGGTCCGGCAGCAGGTTGCGGTAGTCGACCGGCGCATCCAGCGGGAACGGCTTGTATTCGAAGATGTTGAAGCCCAGTTCGCGCATGTTGCGCCGCTTGTACTTGTACGACAGCGCATACACGATCGGGTTGTCGGTCGCCGCCAGGCTGTTGCTGGACACCACCACGCGGGGTGGCTGCGGGCGCTTGCGCAGTTCACGGAACAGCTTCTGCGCCGGCTTGGACAACACCAGGTACGGCGTCTGCAGGATCACTTCCTTCTGCGCACTGGCGATCAGCGCATCCAGCTGTGGCTCGGTCACATGCTGGCCGGCCAGCGGGGCATCGGCCTTCTCGCGGCGATGCTTGCGTGGCAGGTCGGCCACGTAGCGCACCGATGCCACCGGTAGCGCGGTATCCACGAAGGAACGGGTGACGAACTCGGTGTCGTTGGCTTCGGCGCTGACCCGCTGTACCCGTTCCGGGCGCCGGAAGGTGGCCGGTGGCAGCGTTGGCACGCCTTCGCGCAGCAGGGTGCGGCCCACGTCGTTGAGGCGCTCGGCCGGCACGCTGCGGTGGGCGCGCCAGAACGCGTCGAAGTTGGCCGCCATCGCACGTGCTTCGGGGCCGGCGATCAGCACATCGCGGTCGCGGAAGTTGTACTCACGGTCCCAGTCGTAATAATCGTCCTGGTAGTTGCGGCCACCGACCACGCCGATCGCATCGTCGATCACCAGCAGCTTGTTGTGCATGCGCTGGTTGAAGCGGCGGAAGCAGCACAGCACGCTGCCGGCATAGTCGAAGTAGTTCAGCCGGGCCTTGCCGAAGGTCGGGTTGTAGACCCGAAGCTGGAAATTCTGGTGGGCACCGGACAGGGCGCCGAGGATCTGCAGGTCGGAGATCGCCGAGAGCTGGTCGATCAGCAGCCGTACCTTCACCCCGCGGCGCGATGCGGCCAGCAGTTCGTCGATGACCAGGCGGGCGCTGTCGTCCTTGTCGAAGATGTAGGTCTGCAGGTCGATGCTGCGGGTGGCACTGCGCAGCAGGTTCAGGCGCGCCACCAGGGCGCCCTCGCCCTCATCGAGCAGGGTGGCGTAGTGGCGCGGTCGTTCCGGGGTGGATTCGGTGAACGCCCGGCCGGCCAGCGCACGCAGCGGCGAGTCCTGTGCACAGCGGTCGGGACGCTGGCAATCCACCACGGTCGAACGTGCCTGCACGGCGATTGCCTCGGCGCGGTCACGCTCGGCATTCGACAGCGATGCACAACCACTGCCCAGCAACACGGTTGCCAGCGCCAGTACACGCAGCAGGAGGTTCACGGTTTCGGCGCCTCGCTCAGGCGCGCACGCAATACGAAAGTCACTCGGTCACTCAAGGCAAGCTGCCAGCTGTCCATGCCGTACCGGCCTCGCTGCACGGTACCGCGGCTGACGACGTCGCAATCATAGCCGGGTCGGGCACACTCCGCCTTCTCGACCTTCAGTGTCTCGGGGTGGCTGATCCCGCGCAGGGTCAGCCGGCCATTGATGTCGCCACCGCTCTCCACGGTTTCCGGCCAGTACGGCAGCGAGTCGAACTCGACCACCGGATGGCGGCCGGCATCGAAGAACTCCTCGCCGCGCATCCAGCCGGTGTAGCGTGATTTGCCGGGAATCTCGAC is a genomic window containing:
- a CDS encoding YheT family hydrolase, with protein sequence MHAADYQPPRWLRNPHLQSMLSSSRMRLQRGLLLLAATGAVSEELILDGGDGVRLQGWHSHVEGREPKGIALLLHGWEGSAESSYMRMAAARMLEQGFDVVRLNFRDHGNTHHLNPGIFHSNLIDEVVHAAGDVAQRWPQLPLVAAGYSLGGNFVLRLALRAPAAGVPLQRVASVCPVLDPALTMESIENGPAMYDWYFRRKWAGSLRRKRDLFPELSDCDDRVLKLDIRALTAWLVERHTSFGSLQAYFDGYSIAGDRLSTLQVPADILMAQDDPVIPYATFNNWQLPRQAHLETACWGGHCGFIENWRGDGFSERWVAQRLRRVLRA
- a CDS encoding lysophospholipid acyltransferase family protein yields the protein MTSPTPAPRGGVARVCRYLYRVPLLLVHIIVFLPLILIGMLPPWGELRVGEATFGAKVVNWWQGGLMWIFGFRLTQIGAPLPGAVLFVANHVSWVDICILHSQRMMGFVAKREIASWPLVGWLAARGQTIFHQRGNTESLGGVMQVMADRLREGKAVGVFPEGRTRGGHEVGPFHARIFQAAVETGVPVQPVALVYGVKGGAQTIVAFGPNESFFANFLRLLGEPARRAEVHFLAPIGAQDLEGRRRIAETSRARIVAAMSTG
- a CDS encoding hotdog fold thioesterase, whose product is MTQVFREAVSIEQLNALSRDTAIESLGIVFSAAGEDWLQATMPVDERTRQPYGILHGGASVVLAETLGSSAGNLCVDTGKQICVGLEINANHVRAVRSGTVTGTARALHVGRSTQLWEIRIEDEQGRLVCISRLTLAVVAAGHG
- a CDS encoding phospholipase D family protein, with product MNLLLRVLALATVLLGSGCASLSNAERDRAEAIAVQARSTVVDCQRPDRCAQDSPLRALAGRAFTESTPERPRHYATLLDEGEGALVARLNLLRSATRSIDLQTYIFDKDDSARLVIDELLAASRRGVKVRLLIDQLSAISDLQILGALSGAHQNFQLRVYNPTFGKARLNYFDYAGSVLCCFRRFNQRMHNKLLVIDDAIGVVGGRNYQDDYYDWDREYNFRDRDVLIAGPEARAMAANFDAFWRAHRSVPAERLNDVGRTLLREGVPTLPPATFRRPERVQRVSAEANDTEFVTRSFVDTALPVASVRYVADLPRKHRREKADAPLAGQHVTEPQLDALIASAQKEVILQTPYLVLSKPAQKLFRELRKRPQPPRVVVSSNSLAATDNPIVYALSYKYKRRNMRELGFNIFEYKPFPLDAPVDYRNLLPDPIAAPGGEDEGDRNPLIGGSAAGSNARSGSSSGSDAGSKQGPLNHRHSDGAYDNARARRRAAGSEVETRLLRTETRPSFLGSKAVNKPLPVTRKGARMGLHAKSLVVDRRIGVVGTHNFDPRSENYNTEGAVIIDDPVFAEELAQSILRDTHPQNSWTVAPRAKPPVLSGLNYSVGKASEALPILDFWPWRYATDYEFKPGPECPRPLPRQDPDFHRCYVAVGDFPEVNVGPKWLLVRMLTAFGAGLVPIL
- a CDS encoding YceI family protein — protein: MSLARRSRYLLPALLALGPAWAAVPTPTTLPPVVAEAHRVMRLDTQRSQIGFEVRTRFGQRIEGLFPHFEGRIEILSDGRHQVHLKMFTRSVEIPGKSRYTGWMRGEEFFDAGRHPVVEFDSLPYWPETVESGGDINGRLTLRGISHPETLKVEKAECARPGYDCDVVSRGTVQRGRYGMDSWQLALSDRVTFVLRARLSEAPKP